A genomic window from Streptomyces sp. WMMC940 includes:
- a CDS encoding FtsW/RodA/SpoVE family cell cycle protein, producing MSVVTNTTTIGAIDAPSRRNTELVLLAFAVAIPVFAYLNVGLALNGEVPSGMLGYGLGLGLMASVAHIVVRKFARYADPLLLPLATLLNGLGLVLIWRLDQSPRLNARPDFAPQATNQLMYSALGIALFVGVLMILKDHRVLQRFTYISMAAALVLLILPIVPGLGADVFGAKIWIRVGGFSIQPGEFAKIVIAVFFSGYLMVKRDALALASRRFMGLYLPRGRDLGPILTIWAMSLLILVFENDLGTSLLFFGMFVVMLYVATERTSWIVMGLLMSAGGAVVVAQFASHVQSRVAAWLDPFGCLETAPEGSNMINACDQMTQVLMSFGAGGTLGTGLGQGNSDLISFAANSDFIFATVGEELGLTGVMAFLLLYGLIIERGIRTALAARDPFGKLFAVGLSGAFALQVFVVAGGVMGLIPLTGMTMPFLAAGGSSVIANWALIGILIRISDTARRPAPAPAPSPDAEMTQVVRP from the coding sequence ATGAGCGTTGTCACCAACACGACCACCATCGGCGCGATCGACGCACCGAGCCGCCGCAACACCGAGCTCGTGCTGCTCGCGTTCGCCGTCGCCATCCCGGTGTTCGCGTATCTCAACGTGGGCCTCGCGCTCAACGGCGAGGTGCCGTCCGGCATGCTCGGCTACGGGCTCGGCCTCGGACTGATGGCCTCCGTCGCCCATATCGTCGTACGGAAGTTCGCCAGGTACGCGGACCCGCTGCTGCTGCCCCTGGCGACACTGCTCAACGGGCTCGGGCTGGTGCTGATCTGGCGGCTGGACCAGTCGCCGCGGCTGAACGCACGCCCCGACTTCGCCCCGCAGGCGACGAACCAGCTGATGTACTCGGCGCTCGGCATCGCGCTGTTCGTCGGCGTGCTGATGATCCTGAAGGACCACCGCGTCCTCCAGCGCTTCACGTACATCTCGATGGCGGCGGCGCTGGTCCTGCTGATCCTGCCGATCGTGCCGGGGCTCGGTGCCGATGTCTTCGGCGCGAAGATCTGGATCCGGGTGGGCGGGTTCTCCATCCAGCCCGGCGAGTTCGCGAAGATCGTCATCGCGGTCTTCTTCTCGGGCTATCTGATGGTGAAACGGGACGCGCTCGCCCTGGCCAGCCGCCGGTTCATGGGCCTGTACCTGCCGCGCGGCCGCGACCTCGGCCCGATCCTCACGATCTGGGCGATGAGCCTGCTCATCCTGGTCTTCGAGAACGACCTCGGCACCTCGCTGCTGTTCTTCGGCATGTTCGTGGTCATGCTGTACGTGGCCACCGAGCGGACGAGCTGGATCGTCATGGGCCTGCTGATGTCGGCGGGCGGCGCCGTGGTCGTCGCGCAGTTCGCGAGTCACGTCCAGTCCCGCGTCGCGGCCTGGCTCGACCCCTTCGGGTGCCTGGAGACCGCGCCCGAGGGCTCCAACATGATCAACGCCTGTGACCAGATGACCCAGGTCCTGATGTCGTTCGGCGCCGGCGGCACCCTCGGCACCGGCCTCGGCCAGGGCAACTCCGACCTCATCAGCTTCGCCGCGAACTCGGACTTCATCTTCGCCACCGTCGGCGAGGAGCTCGGCCTGACCGGCGTCATGGCGTTCCTGCTGCTGTACGGCCTGATCATCGAGCGCGGCATCCGCACGGCCCTGGCCGCCCGGGACCCGTTCGGCAAGCTGTTCGCCGTCGGTCTCTCCGGCGCCTTCGCCCTCCAGGTCTTCGTCGTGGCCGGCGGTGTGATGGGACTCATCCCGCTGACCGGTATGACCATGCCGTTCCTCGCGGCCGGTGGCTCCTCCGTCATCGCCAACTGGGCCCTGATCGGCATCCTCATCCGTATCAGCGACACCGCGCGCCGTCCGGCGCCGGCTCCCGCCCCGTCCCCCGATGCCGAGATGACCCAGGTGGTCCGACCGTGA
- a CDS encoding peptidoglycan D,D-transpeptidase FtsI family protein, which yields MNKPLRRIAIFCGLLVLALLIRDNWLQYVRADELNTHKLNRRVQIERYAHERGNIIVDGKPITGSVETKGSDFKYKRTYTNGRMWAPVTGFASQAFDANQIEKLEDGILTGNDDRLFFDRTMAMFTGEKKKGGDVVTTLSGRAQEAAFKGLGDKKGAVAAIDPQSGRILALASTPSYDPSVFAGNSIKDSENRQKLLNDKDKPMVNRALRETYPPGSTFKVVTAAAALENGVVEDIDAPTDTPEPYLIPLSRTPMKNSHGGCEKASLNAAMEVSCNSVFANLGDKVSRDKMVEMAQKFGFNNAEIDTPVRASASVYNKTMDRGGNALSSIGQFDTAATPLQMAMVTAAIANDGKLMKPYMIDQLRAPNLDVIQTFEPEEMSRPVSQENAQLLQQMMENVVEKGTGTKAQINGVTVGGKTGTAQHGVGNSKRPYAWFISYAKTDNGSPVAVAVVVEDSSGTARDDISGGGLAAPIARDVMKAVLDGKE from the coding sequence GTGAACAAGCCCCTGCGCCGCATCGCGATCTTCTGCGGCCTCCTGGTCCTCGCCCTGCTCATCCGGGACAACTGGCTCCAGTACGTCCGCGCGGACGAGCTCAACACGCACAAGCTCAACCGCCGGGTGCAGATCGAGCGTTACGCCCACGAGCGCGGCAACATCATCGTCGACGGCAAGCCGATCACCGGCTCGGTCGAGACGAAGGGCAGCGACTTCAAGTACAAGCGCACGTACACCAACGGCCGCATGTGGGCACCCGTCACCGGTTTCGCCTCGCAGGCGTTCGACGCCAACCAGATCGAGAAGCTCGAGGACGGGATACTGACCGGCAACGACGACCGGCTGTTCTTCGACCGCACGATGGCGATGTTCACGGGCGAGAAGAAGAAGGGCGGCGACGTCGTCACCACCCTGAGCGGCAGGGCCCAGGAGGCCGCGTTCAAGGGACTCGGCGACAAGAAGGGCGCCGTCGCGGCGATCGACCCGCAGTCCGGCAGGATCCTGGCGCTGGCCTCGACCCCGTCGTACGACCCGTCGGTCTTCGCGGGCAACTCGATCAAGGACTCCGAGAACCGCCAGAAGCTGCTCAACGACAAAGACAAGCCGATGGTGAACCGCGCACTGCGCGAGACCTACCCGCCCGGATCCACGTTCAAGGTCGTCACCGCGGCCGCCGCGCTCGAGAACGGCGTGGTCGAGGACATCGACGCGCCGACGGACACCCCCGAGCCCTACCTGATCCCGCTCTCGCGGACGCCGATGAAGAACTCGCACGGCGGCTGTGAGAAGGCGAGCCTGAACGCGGCCATGGAGGTGTCCTGCAACTCCGTCTTCGCCAACCTCGGTGACAAGGTGTCCCGGGACAAGATGGTGGAGATGGCCCAGAAGTTCGGCTTCAACAACGCCGAGATCGACACCCCGGTCCGGGCCTCCGCGTCCGTCTACAACAAGACCATGGACCGCGGCGGCAACGCGCTCTCCTCGATCGGCCAGTTCGACACCGCCGCGACGCCGCTGCAGATGGCCATGGTCACCGCGGCGATCGCCAACGACGGCAAGCTGATGAAGCCGTACATGATCGACCAGCTGCGGGCGCCCAACCTGGACGTGATCCAGACCTTCGAGCCGGAGGAGATGAGCCGGCCGGTCTCGCAGGAGAACGCGCAGCTCCTCCAGCAGATGATGGAGAACGTCGTCGAGAAGGGCACCGGCACCAAGGCGCAGATCAACGGCGTCACCGTCGGCGGCAAGACCGGTACCGCCCAGCACGGTGTCGGCAACAGCAAGCGCCCGTACGCGTGGTTCATCTCGTACGCCAAGACCGACAACGGTTCGCCGGTCGCGGTCGCCGTGGTCGTGGAGGACTCCAGCGGCACCGCGCGCGACGACATCAGCGGTGGCGGACTCGCCGCTCCGATCGCGCGCGACGTGATGAAGGCGGTGCTCGACGGCAAGGAGTGA
- the pknB gene encoding Stk1 family PASTA domain-containing Ser/Thr kinase: MEEPRRLGGRYELGSVLGRGGMAEVYLAHDTRLGRTVAVKTLRADLARDPSFQARFRREAQSAASLNHPAIVAVYDTGEDYVDGVSIPYIVMEYVDGSTLRELLHSGRKLLPERTLEMTIGILQALEYSHRNGIVHRDIKPANVMLTRTGQVKVMDFGIARAMGDSGMTMTQTAAVIGTAQYLSPEQAKGEQVDARSDLYSTGCLLYELLTVRPPFVGDSPVAVAYQHVREEPQAPSVFDPEITPEMDAIVLKALVKDPDYRYQSADEMRADIEACLDGQPVAATAAMGAVGYGGAYGAQQGRGGEQPTTALRQADPGGQTSMLPPMNPDDGGFGGYDDRPDRRRQKKSNTSTILLVVAGILVLVGAILIGKAVFSQTEGGGKVDVPQLVGKPFEEAKQLGENAKVEVVRSGTDRCDQPKDSICSQTPASGQMNQGDTVQVVVSEGAPLVKVPDVTKDSEEDATKELKDKGFEVETESVESDQEAGTVVEQDPEGGTRVEKGETVTLKIAKQATRTVPDVVGKPFDQANQQLTLLGYTVVRQDVDSDEAAGQVTAQSPAAGSKEAKGVTITLQVSKGPQTPQSQVPEVRNRTLGEARALLQQAGFNNIQVQGDQNDNARVIQQTPQPGTQGDPAQTQVVLFTLPGGDGNGGGNNGGGFIGGRDD; the protein is encoded by the coding sequence ATGGAAGAGCCGCGTCGCCTCGGCGGCCGGTACGAGCTGGGCTCGGTGCTCGGCCGTGGTGGCATGGCCGAGGTCTACCTCGCCCACGACACCCGGCTCGGTCGCACCGTTGCCGTGAAGACGCTGCGGGCCGATCTCGCCCGTGACCCGTCCTTCCAGGCCCGGTTCCGCCGTGAGGCCCAGTCGGCCGCCTCGCTGAATCATCCCGCGATCGTCGCCGTGTACGACACCGGCGAGGACTACGTGGACGGCGTCTCCATCCCGTACATCGTGATGGAGTACGTGGACGGCTCCACGCTCAGAGAGCTGCTGCACTCCGGGCGCAAGCTGCTGCCCGAGCGCACGCTCGAGATGACCATCGGCATCCTCCAGGCCCTCGAGTACTCGCACCGCAACGGCATCGTGCACCGCGACATCAAGCCGGCGAACGTCATGCTGACGCGCACCGGCCAGGTCAAGGTGATGGACTTCGGCATCGCGCGCGCCATGGGCGACTCGGGCATGACCATGACCCAGACCGCGGCCGTGATCGGCACCGCCCAGTACCTCTCCCCGGAACAGGCCAAGGGGGAGCAGGTCGACGCCCGGTCCGACCTGTACTCCACCGGCTGTCTGCTCTACGAGCTGCTGACGGTCCGGCCGCCGTTCGTCGGGGACTCCCCGGTGGCGGTCGCGTACCAGCACGTTCGGGAGGAGCCGCAGGCACCGAGCGTCTTCGACCCCGAGATCACGCCCGAGATGGACGCGATCGTCCTGAAGGCGCTGGTCAAGGACCCGGACTACCGCTACCAGTCCGCCGACGAGATGCGGGCCGACATCGAGGCGTGCCTCGACGGCCAGCCGGTCGCGGCGACCGCGGCGATGGGCGCCGTCGGCTACGGCGGCGCGTACGGCGCCCAGCAGGGCCGCGGCGGCGAGCAGCCGACGACGGCGCTGCGCCAGGCGGACCCGGGCGGCCAGACGTCGATGCTGCCGCCCATGAACCCGGACGACGGCGGATTCGGCGGGTACGACGACCGCCCGGACCGCCGCCGCCAGAAGAAGTCGAACACCTCCACGATCCTGCTCGTCGTCGCCGGCATCCTCGTGCTCGTCGGCGCGATCCTGATCGGCAAGGCGGTTTTCAGTCAGACCGAGGGCGGCGGCAAGGTCGACGTGCCGCAGCTGGTCGGCAAGCCGTTCGAGGAGGCCAAGCAACTCGGCGAGAACGCCAAGGTCGAGGTCGTCCGGTCCGGCACCGATCGCTGCGACCAGCCCAAGGACAGTATCTGCAGCCAGACCCCGGCCAGCGGTCAGATGAACCAGGGCGACACCGTCCAGGTGGTCGTCTCCGAGGGCGCCCCGCTCGTCAAGGTACCGGACGTCACGAAGGACTCCGAAGAGGACGCCACCAAGGAGCTGAAGGACAAGGGCTTCGAGGTCGAGACCGAGTCGGTCGAGTCCGACCAGGAGGCCGGCACGGTCGTCGAGCAGGACCCCGAGGGCGGCACCCGGGTGGAGAAGGGTGAGACCGTCACCCTGAAGATCGCCAAGCAGGCCACCAGGACGGTGCCGGACGTGGTGGGCAAGCCCTTCGACCAGGCCAACCAGCAGCTGACGCTCCTGGGCTACACGGTGGTACGGCAGGACGTGGACTCCGACGAGGCCGCAGGCCAGGTCACCGCCCAGAGCCCGGCGGCGGGTTCCAAGGAGGCCAAGGGCGTCACGATCACCCTCCAGGTCTCCAAGGGCCCGCAGACACCGCAGAGCCAGGTGCCTGAGGTGCGGAACCGCACTCTGGGCGAGGCCAGGGCCCTGCTGCAGCAGGCCGGATTCAACAACATCCAGGTGCAGGGCGACCAGAACGACAACGCCCGGGTGATCCAGCAGACCCCGCAGCCGGGAACCCAGGGTGACCCCGCTCAGACCCAGGTGGTGCTGTTCACGCTCCCCGGTGGTGACGGCAACGGCGGGGGCAACAACGGCGGCGGATTCATCGGCGGACGCGACGACTGA
- a CDS encoding class E sortase has translation MARARSRIAGVISVFGELLITAGLVLALFVVYSLWWTNVIADREAAEQGERVRDRWAGGPGALDTKDGIGFLHVPAMNNGEVLVKKGTDPKTLNNGVAGYYVDPIESALPADKQGNFTLAAHRDGHGAKFHNIHKVKTGDSIVFETVDTWYIYKVFKDLKETSKYNVDVLQPVPKESGRTKPGRYITLTTCTPIYTSDYRYIVWGELERTEKVDRDRTPPAELRQS, from the coding sequence GTGGCACGTGCGCGCAGCCGGATCGCCGGCGTCATCAGTGTCTTCGGCGAGCTGCTGATCACCGCGGGGCTGGTGCTGGCCCTCTTCGTCGTCTACTCGCTGTGGTGGACGAACGTCATCGCCGACCGCGAGGCCGCGGAGCAGGGCGAGCGCGTCCGCGACCGCTGGGCCGGGGGTCCCGGTGCGCTCGACACCAAGGACGGCATCGGCTTCCTCCATGTGCCCGCCATGAACAACGGCGAGGTCCTGGTCAAGAAGGGCACCGATCCCAAGACCCTGAACAACGGGGTGGCGGGCTACTACGTCGACCCCATCGAGTCGGCTCTGCCGGCCGACAAGCAGGGCAACTTCACCCTCGCCGCCCACCGGGACGGCCACGGCGCCAAGTTCCACAACATCCACAAGGTCAAGACGGGCGACTCGATCGTCTTCGAGACCGTGGACACCTGGTACATCTACAAGGTCTTCAAGGACCTCAAGGAGACGTCCAAGTACAACGTGGACGTGCTCCAGCCCGTGCCGAAGGAGTCGGGCCGGACGAAGCCGGGCCGCTACATCACGCTGACGACCTGCACGCCGATCTACACCTCGGACTACCGCTACATCGTGTGGGGCGAACTCGAGCGCACGGAGAAGGTCGACCGGGACCGCACACCGCCGGCGGAGCTGCGGCAGTCATGA
- a CDS encoding class E sortase — protein MNGEGGPPWYRAPDVPGQRGPRQSTPQEWPDHGQYPAAAYQEDWYGQQAYPQVQEENRLQEQSRARGGTGSVTGSGYPPPSGTGADRPTAAVPSPFFPPEDETAALRVPGTGPSEPERPTGGRAERRKAAKARGRGRRRRAPTAPPVTPKPSETGAPLSRVEARRAARAAKDSPAVIASRAFGELFITIGVLMLLFVTYQLWWTNILAGQQANAAASKIQDDWAKGRAPGAFEPGQGFAIMHIPKLDVVVPIAEGIDKHRVLDRGMVGHYAEGGLKTAMPEDKQGNFAVAGHRNTHGEPFRYINRLAQGDPIVVETQDTYYTYEMHSILPQTSPSNVGVIAPVPVGSGFTGPGRYITLTTCTPEFTSTYRMIVWGKMVDERPRSKGKPDALVG, from the coding sequence GTGAACGGCGAGGGGGGACCGCCGTGGTACCGCGCTCCGGATGTTCCCGGACAGCGCGGGCCTCGGCAGTCCACGCCGCAGGAGTGGCCCGACCACGGCCAGTACCCCGCGGCGGCGTACCAGGAGGACTGGTACGGACAGCAGGCGTATCCCCAGGTCCAGGAGGAGAACCGGCTCCAGGAGCAGTCCCGTGCCCGGGGCGGGACCGGCTCCGTGACGGGGTCGGGGTACCCGCCGCCGTCGGGGACGGGAGCCGACCGTCCGACCGCGGCCGTTCCGTCGCCGTTCTTCCCGCCCGAGGACGAGACCGCGGCGCTCCGGGTGCCCGGCACGGGCCCTTCGGAGCCCGAGCGGCCCACCGGAGGCCGCGCCGAGCGCCGCAAGGCGGCCAAGGCACGGGGACGGGGCCGCAGACGCCGGGCACCGACCGCCCCGCCCGTGACGCCGAAACCCTCGGAGACCGGGGCCCCGCTCTCCCGCGTGGAGGCTCGACGGGCGGCCCGGGCGGCCAAGGACAGCCCGGCCGTGATCGCCAGCCGTGCCTTCGGCGAGCTGTTCATCACCATCGGCGTCCTGATGCTGCTGTTCGTCACGTACCAGCTGTGGTGGACCAACATCCTGGCCGGCCAGCAGGCCAACGCCGCGGCGAGCAAGATCCAGGACGATTGGGCGAAGGGCCGGGCCCCGGGCGCGTTCGAACCGGGCCAGGGATTCGCCATCATGCACATCCCCAAGCTCGACGTCGTCGTGCCGATCGCCGAGGGCATCGACAAGCACCGGGTGCTGGACCGGGGCATGGTCGGCCACTACGCCGAGGGCGGGCTCAAGACGGCGATGCCCGAGGACAAGCAGGGCAACTTCGCGGTCGCGGGCCACCGCAACACCCACGGCGAGCCTTTCCGGTACATCAACCGGCTCGCACAGGGCGACCCGATCGTCGTCGAGACGCAGGACACTTACTACACGTACGAGATGCACAGCATCCTGCCGCAGACCTCGCCCTCCAACGTCGGGGTGATCGCCCCCGTGCCGGTCGGCTCCGGTTTCACCGGGCCCGGCCGGTACATCACGCTCACGACCTGCACGCCCGAGTTCACGAGTACGTACCGCATGATCGTGTGGGGCAAGATGGTCGACGAACGCCCGCGCAGCAAGGGCAAGCCGGACGCGCTCGTCGGCTGA
- a CDS encoding aminodeoxychorismate/anthranilate synthase component II, with product MSARILVVDNYDSFVFNLVQYLYQLGAECEVVRNDQVSTAHAQDGFDGVLLSPGPGAPEQAGVCIEMVRHCAATDVPVFGVCLGMQSMAVAYGGVVDRAPELLHGKTSLVRHEGKGVFTGLPSPFTATRYHSLAAEPETVPDELEVTARTEDGIIMGLRHRQKRVEGVQFHPESVLTEHGHLMLANWLVECGDTGAVGRSAGLAPVVGKALA from the coding sequence GTGAGCGCGCGGATTCTCGTCGTCGACAACTACGACAGCTTCGTCTTCAACCTCGTCCAGTACCTGTACCAGTTGGGCGCCGAGTGCGAGGTCGTGCGCAACGACCAGGTGTCCACCGCGCATGCGCAGGACGGTTTCGACGGGGTGCTGCTGTCCCCCGGGCCGGGTGCGCCCGAACAGGCCGGTGTGTGCATCGAGATGGTCCGCCACTGCGCCGCCACCGACGTCCCCGTCTTCGGCGTCTGCCTCGGCATGCAGTCGATGGCCGTGGCCTACGGCGGGGTGGTCGACCGGGCGCCCGAACTGCTCCACGGCAAGACCTCGCTCGTACGGCACGAGGGCAAGGGCGTGTTCACCGGGCTGCCCTCTCCCTTCACGGCGACGCGCTACCACTCGCTGGCGGCGGAGCCGGAGACCGTACCGGACGAGCTCGAGGTCACGGCCCGCACGGAGGACGGAATCATCATGGGCCTGCGCCACAGGCAGAAGCGGGTCGAGGGTGTGCAGTTCCACCCCGAGTCGGTGCTCACGGAGCACGGCCATCTGATGCTGGCCAACTGGCTGGTGGAATGCGGTGACACGGGGGCCGTGGGCCGGTCGGCCGGGCTCGCGCCGGTGGTGGGCAAGGCCCTGGCGTGA
- a CDS encoding class E sortase, protein MSVRLIVRTFSEICITTGAVIVLFVAYVLFWTGVKADGATAEEIVRLHEEWARRAPAPSAAPEASGPAVSPPPAADPAPPEARPYEPGRPFAVMYVPRFGAGWDRPVLEGTEAETLKKGLGHYAGSARLGATGNFSVAGHRRTYGDPFKDFPRLRPGDAVVLNDGTTWFTYRIRNKPYRTVPGDVGVVDAVPVKSGFDGPGRYLTLTTCDPEWGSSHRLVVWAHLDATRPVTHGKPEALHS, encoded by the coding sequence GTGTCGGTGCGACTGATCGTCCGGACGTTCAGTGAGATATGCATCACCACCGGCGCAGTGATCGTGCTGTTCGTGGCGTACGTGCTGTTCTGGACCGGTGTGAAGGCCGACGGCGCGACCGCCGAGGAGATCGTCCGGCTCCACGAGGAATGGGCGAGGCGAGCACCGGCGCCGTCCGCGGCACCGGAGGCGAGCGGACCCGCCGTGTCCCCGCCGCCCGCCGCGGATCCCGCTCCGCCGGAGGCGAGGCCGTACGAGCCCGGCAGGCCCTTCGCGGTGATGTACGTGCCGCGCTTCGGCGCCGGCTGGGACCGGCCGGTACTGGAGGGCACCGAGGCGGAGACCCTGAAGAAGGGGCTCGGGCACTACGCGGGCAGCGCCCGGCTCGGCGCGACGGGGAACTTCTCGGTGGCCGGCCACCGCCGTACCTACGGGGACCCGTTCAAGGACTTCCCGCGGCTGCGTCCGGGCGACGCGGTCGTCCTCAACGACGGGACGACATGGTTCACCTACCGCATACGGAACAAGCCGTACCGCACCGTGCCCGGCGACGTGGGAGTCGTCGACGCCGTTCCGGTGAAGTCCGGATTCGACGGACCGGGCCGCTACCTCACCCTCACCACCTGCGATCCCGAGTGGGGCAGCAGCCACCGACTGGTGGTGTGGGCGCACCTCGACGCCACGCGGCCTGTGACCCACGGCAAACCGGAAGCTCTCCACAGCTGA
- a CDS encoding DUF881 domain-containing protein — MSNSADSPGGPVRRSSWRPVRLLTAAVFALAGLIFVTSFNTAKGTNLRTDDSLLKLSDLIQQRSHENAELDESTSTVREDVDALARRDDGSTAAEDEKLRALETAAGTEELSGRAVSVTLNDAPPNAQAAPGYPEPQANDLVIHQQDLQAVVNALWQGGARGIQVMDQRLISTSAVRCVGNTLILQGRVYSPPYKVTAVGDPDRLKRALTASPAIQNYQLYVKAYGLGWKVDEREAVTLPGYSGTVDLHYAKPVQ; from the coding sequence TTGAGCAATTCTGCCGACTCCCCCGGTGGGCCGGTCCGTCGCTCCTCGTGGCGGCCGGTCCGGCTGCTGACCGCTGCCGTTTTCGCGCTCGCCGGACTGATCTTCGTCACCAGCTTCAACACGGCCAAGGGCACCAACCTCCGGACCGACGACTCACTGCTGAAGCTCTCCGACCTGATCCAGCAGCGCAGCCACGAGAACGCCGAACTCGACGAGTCCACGTCGACGGTCCGCGAGGACGTCGACGCCCTCGCCCGGCGTGACGACGGCTCCACCGCGGCCGAGGACGAGAAGCTCCGGGCGCTGGAGACAGCCGCGGGGACCGAGGAACTCAGCGGCCGGGCGGTCTCCGTCACCCTCAATGATGCTCCCCCGAACGCCCAGGCGGCACCCGGTTACCCGGAACCGCAGGCCAACGACCTCGTCATCCACCAGCAGGACCTGCAGGCCGTGGTCAACGCCCTCTGGCAGGGCGGCGCCCGCGGCATCCAGGTCATGGACCAGCGGCTGATCTCCACCAGCGCCGTGCGCTGTGTGGGCAACACGCTGATCCTGCAGGGCAGGGTCTACTCGCCGCCGTACAAGGTCACCGCCGTGGGCGACCCGGACCGGCTCAAGCGGGCGCTGACCGCCTCCCCGGCGATCCAGAACTACCAGCTCTACGTGAAGGCGTACGGGCTGGGCTGGAAAGTCGACGAGCGCGAGGCGGTGACTCTCCCCGGCTACTCGGGCACAGTGGATCTCCACTACGCGAAGCCCGTGCAGTAG
- the crgA gene encoding cell division protein CrgA, producing the protein MPKSRIRKKADFTPPPSSKQATSIKLTNRSWVAPVMLALFLIGLAWIVVFYVTDGSLPVKTLGNWNIVVGFGFIAGGFAVSTQWK; encoded by the coding sequence GTGCCGAAGTCACGTATCCGCAAGAAGGCCGACTTCACGCCTCCGCCGTCCTCCAAGCAGGCGACCAGCATCAAGCTGACCAACCGCAGCTGGGTGGCCCCCGTGATGCTGGCGCTGTTCCTGATCGGGCTGGCGTGGATCGTCGTCTTCTACGTCACCGACGGCTCGTTGCCCGTGAAGACCCTCGGCAACTGGAACATCGTGGTCGGCTTCGGCTTCATCGCGGGCGGCTTCGCGGTCTCCACCCAGTGGAAGTAG
- a CDS encoding rhomboid family intramembrane serine protease codes for MDQAPGSPDRPRAAHGLPSCYRHPGRETGISCTRCERPICPDCMVSASVGFQCPECVRTGSGTGYAPSASRPRTIAGAELTSGDPRLVTKILLGVNAAVFLAVLADRTIADRLDLIGLAFNPRIQEVVGVADGEWYRLVTSMFLHQEIWHIAFNMLGLWWLGGPLEAALGRVRYLALYLLSGVAGSALVYLLEEPNRGALGASGAIWGLLGATAVLLRRLDYDLRPVIALLALNLLITFTMPGISWEAHVGGLVGGTVIAFGMVHAPRERRGLVQVGVCALVLVASVLSIVLRTQSLLT; via the coding sequence ATGGATCAGGCGCCAGGAAGCCCGGACCGGCCCCGGGCCGCGCACGGACTGCCCAGCTGCTACCGGCACCCGGGCCGGGAGACCGGTATCAGCTGCACCCGATGCGAGCGGCCGATCTGCCCCGACTGCATGGTCAGCGCATCGGTCGGCTTCCAGTGCCCGGAGTGCGTGCGTACGGGTTCGGGCACCGGGTACGCCCCGTCCGCGAGCCGTCCCCGCACGATCGCGGGGGCCGAGCTCACCTCGGGCGACCCCCGGCTCGTCACCAAGATCCTTCTGGGCGTCAACGCCGCGGTGTTCCTGGCGGTGCTCGCCGACCGAACCATCGCGGACCGGCTCGATCTGATCGGGCTGGCGTTCAACCCGCGGATCCAGGAGGTCGTGGGAGTCGCCGACGGCGAGTGGTACCGCCTGGTGACCTCGATGTTCCTGCACCAGGAGATCTGGCACATCGCCTTCAACATGCTGGGGCTCTGGTGGCTGGGCGGACCACTGGAGGCGGCGCTCGGCCGGGTGCGCTATCTCGCGCTGTACCTGCTCTCCGGAGTGGCGGGAAGCGCGCTGGTCTATCTGCTGGAGGAGCCGAACCGGGGTGCGCTCGGCGCCTCCGGGGCGATCTGGGGTCTGCTCGGGGCCACGGCCGTTCTGCTGCGCCGGCTCGACTACGACCTGCGTCCGGTGATCGCGCTCCTGGCGCTGAACCTGCTCATCACCTTCACCATGCCCGGCATCTCCTGGGAGGCCCACGTCGGCGGCCTGGTCGGCGGCACGGTGATCGCGTTCGGTATGGTGCACGCCCCTCGTGAGCGGAGGGGCCTGGTGCAGGTCGGTGTCTGCGCCCTCGTCCTGGTCGCCTCGGTCCTGTCCATCGTGCTCAGGACCCAGTCGCTGCTCACCTGA